From a single Nocardioides panacis genomic region:
- a CDS encoding PD-(D/E)XK nuclease family protein: MVEARLEHADEVPVPLPSSLSATALARLRDDPDRLAADLARPMPRKPSPSARFGTRFHAWVEARFGQQELVDPDELPGRGDADIDDDDDLRELIGLFEKGDFADRTPVAVEPPFALVLAGQVVRGRIDAVYADRVDGEDGFLLVDWKTNRAQNADPLQLAIYRVAWAELAGVPLDRVRAAFYYVRSGDLVEPGDLPARDGLEALLRAPTEPA, translated from the coding sequence ATGGTCGAGGCCCGGCTCGAACACGCCGACGAGGTGCCGGTGCCGCTGCCCTCGAGCCTGTCCGCGACGGCACTGGCCCGGTTGCGCGACGATCCCGACCGGCTCGCGGCCGACCTGGCCCGGCCGATGCCTCGCAAGCCGTCGCCGTCGGCGCGGTTCGGCACCCGGTTCCACGCCTGGGTGGAGGCACGCTTCGGCCAGCAGGAGCTGGTCGACCCCGACGAGCTGCCCGGCCGGGGCGACGCCGACATCGACGACGACGACGACCTGCGCGAGCTGATCGGCTTGTTCGAGAAGGGCGACTTCGCCGATCGCACCCCGGTCGCCGTCGAGCCGCCCTTCGCCCTGGTGCTGGCCGGACAAGTGGTCCGCGGCCGGATCGACGCGGTCTACGCCGACCGGGTCGACGGCGAGGACGGCTTCCTGCTCGTGGACTGGAAGACCAACCGGGCCCAGAACGCCGACCCGCTCCAGCTCGCGATCTACCGGGTGGCCTGGGCCGAGCTGGCCGGCGTCCCCCTCGACCGGGTCCGAGCGGCCTTCTACTACGTCCGCTCCGGCGACCTCGTCGAGCCGGGGGACCTTCCGGCCCGGGACGGGCTCGAGGCCCTGCTCCGCGCGCCGACCGAGCCGGCCTGA
- the deoD gene encoding purine-nucleoside phosphorylase yields MSTHIGAGLGEIAPHVLLPGDPLRARWIAETFLEDARCYSEVRGMYGYTGTYRGERVSVQGSGMGLPSLSIYVNELFREYDVQTVVRVGSCGALTEDLALRDLVIASGACTDSSMNRIRFEGLDYAPVADYPLLRAAHDAFDARDLDVAARVGLIFSSDSFYAARPELMQRMVGYGVLAVEMEASALYTLAAQHGRRALAICTVSDHLVTGEETTAQERQETFEDMVAIALDAMLAVRTADPALHRPR; encoded by the coding sequence ATGAGCACCCACATCGGCGCCGGTCTCGGCGAGATCGCGCCCCACGTCCTGCTGCCCGGCGACCCGCTGCGGGCGCGGTGGATCGCCGAGACGTTCCTCGAGGACGCGCGGTGCTACTCCGAGGTCCGCGGGATGTACGGCTACACCGGCACCTACCGCGGCGAACGGGTCTCGGTGCAGGGCTCCGGGATGGGGCTGCCCTCCCTGTCGATCTACGTCAACGAGCTGTTCCGGGAGTACGACGTGCAGACCGTCGTACGCGTCGGGTCGTGCGGGGCGCTCACCGAGGATCTCGCGCTGCGCGACCTGGTGATCGCGTCCGGGGCGTGCACGGACTCCTCGATGAACCGGATCCGGTTCGAGGGCCTGGACTACGCACCGGTGGCGGACTACCCGCTGCTGCGTGCGGCGCACGACGCCTTCGACGCGCGGGACCTCGACGTCGCGGCCCGGGTGGGGCTGATCTTCTCCAGCGACTCGTTCTACGCGGCGCGGCCCGAGCTGATGCAGCGGATGGTCGGGTACGGCGTCCTGGCGGTCGAGATGGAGGCGAGCGCGCTGTACACGCTCGCGGCGCAGCACGGGCGGCGGGCCCTGGCGATCTGCACGGTCTCGGACCACCTGGTCACCGGCGAGGAGACCACCGCGCAGGAGCGCCAGGAGACCTTCGAGGACATGGTCGCGATCGCCCTCGACGCGATGCTCGCGGTCCGGACCGCCGACCCCGCCCTGCACCGACCTCGCTGA
- the nudC gene encoding NAD(+) diphosphatase, producing MTSPQFPAPGSTDIALSVRTHDRVGERRTDTAWLEETWADPASRIVPVAGNRFPVDEAGGTVRWQGAAELPDQGLRLFLGMRGEVAHFALVVEEPTDDGPWAAFRSVLATLPEPDAGFMVHAVALAEWHASHRFCPRCGSPLVSTAAGHVLRCAENDHQQFPRTDPAVIMMVTDGERALLGRQAAWPEGRYSTLAGFVDPGESLEEAVIREVAEETGVHVTDVAYFGNQPWPFPQSLMVGFFARATSTDILVDGEEIQDARWFTRAEMKEQAEAGTLVLPGGISISRSLVEAWYGGPLPGSW from the coding sequence GTGACCTCCCCGCAGTTCCCGGCCCCCGGTTCCACCGACATCGCGCTGTCCGTGCGCACCCACGACCGGGTGGGCGAGCGGCGCACCGACACCGCGTGGCTGGAGGAGACCTGGGCCGACCCGGCCAGCCGGATCGTGCCGGTCGCGGGCAACCGGTTCCCGGTCGACGAGGCCGGCGGGACGGTGCGCTGGCAGGGCGCCGCCGAGCTGCCGGACCAGGGGCTGCGGCTGTTCCTCGGGATGCGCGGCGAGGTGGCGCACTTCGCCCTGGTCGTGGAGGAGCCCACCGACGACGGCCCCTGGGCCGCCTTCCGCTCGGTGCTCGCGACGCTGCCCGAGCCGGACGCCGGCTTCATGGTGCACGCGGTGGCGCTGGCGGAGTGGCACGCCTCCCACCGGTTCTGCCCGCGCTGCGGCAGCCCGCTGGTGTCGACGGCCGCCGGCCACGTGCTGCGCTGCGCCGAGAACGACCACCAGCAGTTCCCGCGCACCGACCCGGCGGTGATCATGATGGTCACCGACGGCGAGCGGGCGCTGCTGGGCCGGCAGGCGGCCTGGCCCGAGGGGCGCTACTCGACGCTGGCCGGGTTCGTCGACCCGGGGGAGAGCCTCGAGGAGGCGGTGATCCGCGAGGTGGCCGAGGAGACCGGCGTGCACGTCACCGACGTCGCCTACTTCGGCAACCAGCCGTGGCCGTTCCCGCAGAGCCTGATGGTCGGGTTCTTCGCCCGTGCGACCTCCACCGACATCCTGGTCGACGGCGAGGAGATCCAGGACGCCCGCTGGTTCACCCGTGCGGAGATGAAGGAGCAGGCCGAGGCCGGCACCCTGGTGCTGCCGGGCGGCATCTCGATCAGCCGGTCCCTCGTCGAGGCGTGGTACGGCGGTCCGCTGCCCGGCTCCTGGTGA
- a CDS encoding mycoredoxin: MTAPATGPVDQSPTGPAVTMYSTQWCGYCHRLRSQLDREGIAYEVVDIERVPDAAFIVEQANGGNQTVPTLVYSDGTAQTNPSVAQVKAKLSALA, encoded by the coding sequence ATGACTGCCCCTGCAACCGGTCCTGTGGACCAGTCCCCCACCGGCCCCGCCGTGACGATGTACTCCACCCAGTGGTGCGGGTACTGCCACCGGCTCAGGAGCCAGCTCGACCGCGAGGGCATCGCCTACGAGGTCGTCGACATCGAGCGGGTGCCCGACGCGGCGTTCATCGTGGAGCAGGCCAACGGGGGCAACCAGACCGTGCCGACCCTGGTCTACTCCGACGGCACCGCCCAGACGAACCCGTCCGTCGCGCAGGTCAAGGCGAAGCTCTCCGCCCTGGCGTGA
- a CDS encoding ATP-dependent DNA helicase UvrD2, producing the protein MHAATSADQLLDALDPEQRAVASALRGPVRVLAGAGTGKTRAITHRIAYGVASGVYNPHEVLAVTFTTRAAGEMRTRLRALGAGGVQARTFHSAALRQARFFWPRVYGGDLPALTESKLGLIGNAARRNRVQTDQSTLRDLASEVEWAKVSNVRPDDYPRIAEARGRTVSGQDAATVARVFATYEDVKREQGRMDMEDVLLCAAALLAEDERVAAQVRQQYKWFVVDEFQDVSPIQSALLDLWLGGRDDLCVVGDPAQTIYSFAGANSSFLLDFPKKHARTTSVELVRNYRSTPQVVNAANRLLAGTSSAGVQLRSQQESGHEIVFAEHSDEVAEAEQVAADIRAMIDAGTPAREIAVLFRINAQSEAFEEAFVARSVPYVLRGAARFFERAEVKQAVTLLRGNARGGEGSGGGLVEDVRAVLSGMGWSEKPPTGRGNARDRWESLQAIVSQGEELLAGRADATLADFVAELDRRATEQHAPVAEGVTLATLHAAKGLEWDVVFVAGMQEGTMPIIYAEGPAAVEEERRLLYVGMTRARARLTVSWSLARTPGGRSSRKPSRFLAGLRPTSVSEAAPARGPSSRIRRTVAHCRECGTPLGTTAERKRGRCEGCPASYDEELFERLRAWRASRAAQERVPAYVVFTDLTLEAIAEVQPADPQALLRINGIGASKLTKYGDEVLAVVAGDEVLHDGAPPVPDEAPAAD; encoded by the coding sequence ATGCACGCGGCCACGAGCGCCGACCAGCTCCTCGACGCGCTCGACCCCGAGCAACGGGCGGTCGCCTCGGCCCTGCGTGGCCCGGTCCGGGTGCTCGCCGGCGCCGGCACCGGCAAGACCCGGGCGATCACGCACCGGATCGCCTACGGCGTCGCCTCGGGGGTCTACAACCCGCACGAGGTGCTCGCGGTCACCTTCACCACCCGCGCGGCCGGCGAGATGCGCACCCGGCTGCGCGCCCTCGGTGCGGGCGGGGTGCAGGCCCGCACCTTCCACTCCGCCGCGCTGCGCCAGGCCCGGTTCTTCTGGCCCCGGGTGTACGGCGGCGACCTGCCCGCCCTCACGGAGTCCAAGCTCGGCCTGATTGGCAACGCCGCCCGCCGCAACCGGGTGCAGACCGACCAGTCCACGCTGCGCGACCTGGCCAGCGAGGTGGAGTGGGCCAAGGTCAGCAACGTCCGGCCCGACGACTACCCCCGGATCGCCGAGGCGCGCGGCCGGACGGTGAGCGGCCAGGACGCCGCCACGGTGGCCCGGGTGTTCGCGACCTACGAGGACGTCAAGCGCGAGCAGGGCCGGATGGACATGGAAGACGTCCTGCTGTGCGCCGCCGCCCTGCTCGCCGAGGACGAGCGGGTCGCCGCCCAGGTCCGTCAGCAGTACAAGTGGTTCGTGGTCGACGAGTTCCAGGACGTCAGCCCGATCCAGTCCGCGCTGCTCGACCTCTGGCTCGGCGGGCGCGACGACCTGTGCGTGGTGGGCGACCCGGCCCAGACGATCTACTCCTTCGCCGGCGCGAACTCCTCCTTCCTCCTGGACTTCCCGAAGAAGCACGCCCGCACCACGTCGGTGGAGCTGGTCCGCAACTACCGGTCCACGCCGCAGGTGGTCAACGCCGCCAACCGGCTGCTCGCGGGCACCTCGAGCGCCGGCGTGCAGCTGCGCTCGCAGCAGGAGAGCGGCCACGAGATCGTGTTCGCCGAGCACTCCGACGAGGTCGCCGAGGCCGAGCAGGTGGCCGCCGACATCCGGGCGATGATCGACGCCGGCACCCCGGCCCGCGAGATCGCGGTGCTGTTCCGGATCAACGCCCAGTCCGAGGCGTTCGAGGAGGCGTTCGTCGCGCGCTCGGTGCCCTACGTCCTGCGCGGCGCGGCCCGGTTCTTCGAGCGGGCCGAGGTCAAGCAGGCCGTCACGCTGCTGCGCGGCAACGCCCGCGGCGGCGAGGGGTCCGGGGGCGGGCTGGTCGAGGACGTCCGGGCCGTGCTGTCCGGGATGGGCTGGTCGGAGAAGCCGCCGACCGGGCGCGGCAACGCCCGCGACCGCTGGGAGTCCCTGCAGGCGATCGTCTCCCAGGGCGAGGAGCTGCTGGCCGGCCGGGCCGACGCCACGCTGGCCGACTTCGTCGCGGAGCTGGACCGCCGGGCCACCGAGCAGCACGCGCCGGTCGCCGAGGGCGTCACGCTGGCGACCCTGCACGCCGCCAAGGGCCTCGAGTGGGACGTGGTGTTCGTGGCCGGCATGCAGGAGGGCACGATGCCGATCATCTACGCCGAGGGCCCGGCCGCGGTGGAGGAGGAGCGCCGGCTGCTCTACGTCGGCATGACCCGCGCCCGGGCCCGGCTGACGGTCTCCTGGTCGCTGGCCCGCACCCCCGGCGGCCGGTCCTCCCGCAAGCCGTCGCGCTTCCTGGCCGGGTTGCGCCCCACGAGCGTCTCGGAGGCCGCCCCCGCACGCGGGCCCTCCAGCCGGATCCGCCGGACGGTCGCGCACTGCCGCGAGTGCGGCACGCCGCTCGGCACGACCGCGGAGCGCAAGAGGGGCCGCTGCGAGGGCTGCCCGGCGTCGTACGACGAGGAGCTGTTCGAGCGGCTGCGGGCCTGGCGGGCGTCCCGGGCGGCGCAGGAGCGGGTGCCGGCGTACGTCGTGTTCACCGACCTGACGCTGGAGGCGATCGCGGAGGTCCAGCCGGCGGATCCCCAGGCCCTGCTGCGGATCAACGGCATCGGCGCGTCCAAGCTCACGAAGTACGGCGACGAGGTGCTGGCCGTGGTCGCCGGCGACGAGGTCCTCCACGACGGCGCGCCACCGGTGCCGGACGAGGCGCCGGCGGCGGACTGA
- a CDS encoding WhiB family transcriptional regulator has product MSISVLDTYAVPAAEIADDQLPCRRENPELFFAETPQDVEVAKALCLDCPVRAECLAGALDRREPWGVWGGELFLQGVVIPRKRPRGRPRKNDVAA; this is encoded by the coding sequence ATGAGTATCAGCGTCCTCGACACGTACGCGGTCCCCGCGGCCGAGATCGCCGACGACCAGCTGCCGTGCCGACGCGAGAACCCCGAGCTGTTCTTCGCCGAGACCCCGCAGGACGTCGAGGTGGCCAAGGCCCTCTGCCTGGACTGCCCGGTCCGCGCGGAGTGCCTCGCCGGAGCCCTCGACAGGCGGGAGCCCTGGGGGGTGTGGGGCGGCGAGCTGTTCCTGCAGGGAGTGGTGATCCCCCGCAAGCGGCCCCGTGGCCGGCCCCGCAAGAACGACGTGGCGGCCTGA
- a CDS encoding ABC1 kinase family protein codes for MTELPRRALGRTARLAALPLGYAGRTAVGMGRRFGGANADAVMLDVQQRTAEQLFKTLGDLKGGAMKMGQALSIMESVLPEELAEPYRRQLTKLQDSAPPMSAATVHHVLASQLGTGWRRQLVEFDDDPAAAASIGQVHKGRWADGRQVAVKVQYPGAGEALMSDLRQLSRVARTVGSMIPGIDIKPLITELQDRVAEELDYALEAEAQAAFAEAFRGDPDFLVPGVVAHTDKVLVSEWIDSPASLARLIAEGTQEERNHYGELYVRFLFEGPARAGLLHADPHPGNFRVLATEDGALGGLGIVDYGAVARLPEKSLPHTMGSLIRIATYDDYADVLEGLRSEGFVKPNITIDPEELRDYLGPFVEPARPETFAFSRGWMREQFQRVQDPRQPGSTLALRLNLPPSYLLIHRVWIGSIGVLCQLEAELPFRQILTDALPGFAEA; via the coding sequence ATGACCGAGCTCCCCCGCCGCGCCCTGGGCCGCACCGCACGACTGGCGGCGCTGCCCCTGGGCTACGCCGGCCGCACGGCGGTCGGGATGGGCCGGCGGTTCGGCGGCGCCAACGCCGACGCGGTGATGCTCGACGTCCAGCAGCGCACCGCCGAGCAGCTGTTCAAGACCCTGGGCGACCTCAAGGGCGGCGCGATGAAGATGGGCCAGGCGCTGTCCATCATGGAGTCGGTGCTCCCCGAGGAGCTGGCCGAGCCCTACCGCCGCCAGCTCACCAAGCTCCAGGACTCCGCTCCCCCGATGTCGGCGGCCACCGTGCACCACGTGCTGGCCTCCCAGCTCGGCACCGGCTGGCGCCGGCAGCTCGTCGAGTTCGACGACGACCCCGCGGCCGCCGCGTCGATCGGGCAGGTGCACAAGGGCCGCTGGGCCGACGGCCGCCAGGTCGCGGTCAAGGTGCAGTACCCCGGCGCCGGCGAGGCGTTGATGTCCGACCTCCGCCAGCTCAGCCGGGTGGCCCGCACCGTCGGCTCGATGATCCCGGGCATCGACATCAAGCCGTTGATCACCGAGCTCCAGGACCGGGTCGCCGAGGAGCTCGACTACGCGCTGGAGGCCGAGGCGCAGGCGGCCTTCGCCGAGGCGTTCCGGGGCGACCCGGACTTCCTGGTCCCCGGCGTGGTCGCGCACACCGACAAGGTGCTGGTCTCGGAGTGGATCGACAGCCCCGCCTCCCTGGCCCGGCTGATCGCCGAGGGCACCCAGGAGGAGCGCAACCACTACGGCGAGCTCTACGTCCGCTTCCTGTTCGAGGGCCCGGCCCGCGCCGGCCTGCTGCACGCCGACCCGCACCCCGGCAACTTCCGGGTGCTGGCCACCGAGGACGGCGCGCTGGGCGGCCTCGGGATCGTCGACTACGGCGCGGTGGCCCGGCTGCCCGAGAAGTCCCTGCCGCACACCATGGGCTCGCTGATCCGGATCGCGACGTACGACGACTACGCCGACGTCCTGGAGGGCCTGCGCTCCGAGGGCTTCGTGAAGCCGAACATCACCATCGACCCCGAGGAGCTCCGCGACTACCTCGGCCCGTTCGTCGAGCCGGCCCGCCCGGAGACGTTCGCGTTCTCCCGGGGCTGGATGCGCGAGCAGTTCCAGCGGGTCCAGGACCCGCGCCAGCCCGGCTCGACGTTGGCGCTCCGGCTGAACCTGCCCCCGTCGTACCTGCTGATCCACCGGGTCTGGATCGGCAGCATCGGGGTGCTCTGCCAGCTCGAGGCGGAGCTGCCGTTCCGGCAGATCCTCACCGACGCGCTGCCGGGGTTCGCCGAGGCCTGA
- a CDS encoding TOMM precursor leader peptide-binding protein translates to MRPILRPGTHVLSRGTGELQVGLDPRTALVLPDSPPVRDALRLIAASADVAEHRDGATLDVLAAHDLLLDERALVPPPGRDALAGPTVAALARSAGPRAPDVRRARGRWRTETRTFGHPAGSVVRRDLEALLETAGLHAHRGRSAPDCGVLVGVGEPDRELVDAWTRAGTPYLLVRLTEGRAVVGPFVVPGTTACLRCLDAHHTDVDPAWPLLVRQYAAACSRDRADGAPEPLDPLLAAIAVGWAARDLAAYVDGHRPSTWSTTLTLHTGVAALESRSWLRHPGCSCSWD, encoded by the coding sequence ATGCGTCCGATCCTCCGCCCCGGCACCCACGTGCTCAGCCGCGGCACCGGCGAGCTCCAGGTGGGGCTCGACCCGCGCACCGCGCTGGTGCTCCCCGACTCGCCCCCGGTCCGGGACGCGCTGCGGCTGATCGCCGCGTCGGCGGACGTCGCCGAGCACCGCGACGGCGCCACCCTCGACGTGCTCGCCGCCCACGACCTGCTGCTCGACGAGCGGGCGCTCGTGCCGCCACCCGGTCGCGACGCCCTCGCCGGCCCCACGGTCGCCGCGCTCGCGCGGTCCGCCGGCCCCCGGGCACCGGACGTCCGTCGCGCGCGCGGCCGGTGGCGCACCGAGACGCGCACCTTCGGGCACCCCGCCGGGTCCGTCGTGCGGCGGGACCTGGAGGCGCTGCTCGAGACCGCCGGGCTGCACGCGCACCGGGGCCGCTCCGCACCCGACTGCGGCGTGCTCGTCGGGGTCGGCGAGCCCGACCGGGAGCTGGTCGACGCGTGGACCCGCGCCGGGACGCCGTACCTCCTGGTCCGGCTCACCGAGGGCCGCGCGGTCGTCGGCCCGTTCGTGGTGCCGGGCACGACCGCGTGCCTGCGCTGCCTGGACGCCCACCACACCGACGTCGACCCGGCGTGGCCGCTGCTGGTCCGGCAGTACGCCGCCGCCTGCTCGCGCGACCGGGCCGACGGCGCCCCCGAGCCGCTCGACCCGCTGCTCGCCGCGATCGCCGTCGGCTGGGCGGCCCGCGACCTGGCGGCGTACGTCGACGGGCACCGCCCCTCGACCTGGTCGACCACCCTCACGCTGCACACCGGCGTCGCCGCGCTCGAGTCGCGGTCCTGGCTGCGCCACCCCGGGTGCAGCTGCAGCTGGGACTGA
- a CDS encoding DUF5679 domain-containing protein, whose amino-acid sequence MAETWSGEFYCVKCKEKREAEGEVKVNDKGTRMAKAVCPVCSTNLNRILGKA is encoded by the coding sequence ATGGCGGAGACCTGGAGCGGCGAGTTCTACTGCGTGAAGTGCAAGGAGAAGCGCGAGGCGGAGGGCGAGGTCAAGGTGAACGACAAGGGCACCCGCATGGCGAAGGCCGTGTGCCCCGTGTGCAGCACCAACCTGAACCGCATCCTCGGCAAGGCCTGA
- a CDS encoding enoyl-CoA hydratase/isomerase family protein, translated as MTDTSPDRAHLRLERRDDGVAVLTLDNPGQRNAMSEEMTQSWVAAVDELATDRDVRAVVVTGSGSAFCSGGDTSWIASEPDATVDELRTRMIAFYRAWLSVRRLEVPTLAAVNGPAIGAGLCLALACDLRYAAQGARLGVPFVRLGMHAGMAATYLLPNVVGEAHARDLLLTGRTVDADEALRLGLVSRVLPADSFLDGVLAVAAGIAATAPVASRLTTLALRDGGHADFESAVQWEALAQPLTLATADLQEGIAAARERRAPRFTGR; from the coding sequence ATGACCGACACCTCCCCCGACCGCGCCCACCTCCGCCTCGAGCGCCGCGACGACGGTGTCGCGGTGCTCACCCTGGACAACCCCGGGCAGCGCAACGCGATGTCGGAGGAGATGACGCAGTCCTGGGTGGCCGCGGTGGACGAGCTGGCCACGGACCGGGACGTCCGCGCGGTGGTCGTCACCGGCTCCGGGAGCGCGTTCTGCTCGGGCGGCGACACCTCCTGGATCGCCAGCGAGCCCGACGCGACCGTCGACGAGCTGCGCACCCGGATGATCGCGTTCTACCGCGCCTGGCTCTCGGTCCGCCGGCTCGAGGTGCCGACCCTCGCCGCCGTGAACGGCCCGGCGATCGGGGCCGGCCTCTGCCTGGCGCTCGCCTGCGACCTCCGGTACGCCGCCCAGGGCGCCCGGCTCGGCGTGCCGTTCGTGCGGCTCGGGATGCACGCCGGGATGGCCGCGACGTACCTGCTGCCGAACGTCGTCGGCGAGGCGCACGCCCGCGACCTGCTGCTGACCGGCCGCACCGTGGACGCCGACGAGGCGCTGCGCCTCGGTCTCGTCTCCCGGGTGCTGCCCGCGGACAGCTTCCTCGACGGTGTCCTCGCGGTCGCCGCCGGCATCGCCGCCACGGCCCCGGTGGCGAGCCGGCTCACCACGCTCGCGCTGCGCGACGGCGGGCACGCGGACTTCGAGAGCGCCGTGCAGTGGGAGGCGCTCGCCCAGCCGCTCACGCTGGCCACCGCCGACCTGCAGGAGGGCATCGCCGCCGCCCGCGAGCGGCGGGCCCCGCGGTTCACCGGGCGCTGA
- a CDS encoding PHP domain-containing protein, whose translation MSRGAPTGPDPVATLRRIAFLLERRLADGYRIKAYRGAAATLLTLDAAEVRERAAAGTLRDLPGIGAKTAALVEDCVAGRVPAYLSELEETAGPLVAGGEAYRAALRGDLHTHSDWSDGGSPLEEMAMTALELGHEYVVLTDHSPRLRVANGLSAARLTEQLAVVAAVNEHLAAGGGFRMLTGIEVDILEDGGLDQTEEMLGRLDLVVASVHSKLRMDPAPMTRRMLGAIRTPRTNVLGHCTGRLVTGGRGTRPPSDFDAQAVFAACAEHDVAVEINSRPERCDPPDELVGLALEAGCLFSIDSDAHAPGQLDFLAYGAERAERLGVPLDRIVNTWPRERLLAWANG comes from the coding sequence GTGAGCCGTGGCGCCCCGACCGGCCCCGACCCGGTCGCCACCCTGCGCAGGATCGCGTTCCTGCTCGAGCGCCGGCTGGCCGACGGCTACCGGATCAAGGCCTACCGCGGCGCGGCCGCCACGCTGCTCACCCTCGACGCCGCCGAGGTCCGCGAACGGGCCGCCGCCGGCACCCTGCGCGACCTGCCCGGGATCGGCGCGAAGACCGCCGCCCTCGTCGAGGACTGCGTCGCCGGCCGGGTGCCGGCGTACCTCTCCGAGCTGGAGGAGACCGCCGGACCGCTGGTCGCGGGCGGCGAGGCCTACCGGGCGGCGCTGCGCGGCGACCTGCACACGCACTCGGACTGGTCCGACGGCGGCTCGCCGCTGGAGGAGATGGCGATGACCGCGCTCGAGCTCGGTCACGAGTACGTCGTGCTCACCGACCACTCGCCCCGGCTCCGGGTCGCCAACGGGCTCTCGGCGGCCCGGCTCACCGAGCAGCTGGCCGTGGTCGCGGCCGTCAACGAGCACCTCGCGGCCGGCGGCGGCTTCCGGATGCTGACCGGCATCGAGGTGGACATCCTCGAGGACGGCGGCCTGGACCAGACCGAGGAGATGCTCGGCCGCCTGGACCTGGTGGTCGCCTCCGTGCACTCCAAGCTGCGGATGGACCCCGCCCCGATGACCCGCCGGATGCTCGGCGCGATCCGCACCCCGCGCACCAACGTCCTGGGGCACTGCACCGGTCGGCTGGTCACCGGCGGCCGTGGCACCCGGCCGCCGAGCGATTTCGACGCGCAGGCGGTGTTCGCGGCCTGCGCCGAGCACGACGTCGCGGTGGAGATCAACTCCCGGCCCGAGCGCTGCGACCCGCCCGACGAGCTGGTCGGGCTCGCGCTGGAGGCCGGCTGCCTGTTCTCGATCGACAGCGACGCGCACGCGCCGGGCCAGCTCGACTTCCTGGCGTACGGCGCGGAGCGGGCCGAGCGGCTCGGCGTACCGCTGGACCGGATCGTCAACACCTGGCCGCGCGAGCGCCTCCTCGCCTGGGCGAACGGGTAA
- a CDS encoding M48 metallopeptidase family protein, with product MSAAQATSDDLPGDPVVEVRRSRKRRRTVAAYREDDKVVVLVPARFTRAEEREWVATMLARLERSERRRRPSDAGLERRATELSAKFLDGLAEPLQVRWVANQNSRWGSCTPSDRSIRLSVRLQGMPAWVIDYVLVHELAHLIEAGHTPSFWAWVDRYPKAERAKGFLEGVAAASSLDVAAGPPDCSDEGAAQMARDDHA from the coding sequence ATGAGCGCAGCGCAGGCGACCTCCGACGACCTCCCGGGCGACCCCGTCGTCGAGGTCCGCCGGTCGCGCAAGCGCCGCCGCACGGTCGCCGCCTACCGCGAGGACGACAAGGTCGTGGTGCTCGTCCCGGCCCGGTTCACCCGCGCCGAGGAGCGGGAGTGGGTGGCCACCATGCTGGCCCGGCTCGAGCGCTCGGAGCGGCGCCGGCGTCCCAGCGACGCCGGGCTCGAGCGCCGGGCCACCGAGCTCAGCGCGAAGTTCCTCGACGGCCTCGCCGAGCCGCTGCAGGTGCGCTGGGTGGCCAACCAGAACAGCCGGTGGGGCAGCTGCACGCCCAGCGACCGGTCGATCCGGCTGTCCGTCCGGCTGCAGGGCATGCCGGCCTGGGTGATCGACTACGTCCTCGTGCACGAGCTCGCGCACCTGATCGAGGCCGGCCACACCCCGTCGTTCTGGGCCTGGGTGGACCGCTACCCGAAGGCCGAGCGGGCCAAGGGGTTCCTCGAGGGCGTCGCCGCCGCCTCGTCGCTCGACGTGGCGGCCGGGCCGCCGGACTGCTCCGACGAGGGGGCCGCTCAGATGGCCCGCGACGACCACGCCTGA
- a CDS encoding NUDIX hydrolase, with protein sequence MTALHDDALATLRAWGSGDARQQALRERMVTHLEAHPDGLGRSCPGAHVTAGVLVLSDDHRHVLLTLHAKARRWFHLGGHCEPQDRTLAAAALREGLEESGVPDLVLVPGPLHLDAHVVGFCGEHPQVTHLDVRFLALAPAGAVPEVSEESLDVRWWPVGDLPTESAELRELVAAGVALAQAWSSRAI encoded by the coding sequence GTGACCGCGCTGCACGACGACGCCCTCGCGACGCTGCGGGCGTGGGGGTCCGGCGACGCCCGCCAGCAGGCGCTGCGCGAGCGGATGGTGACCCACCTCGAGGCGCACCCGGACGGTCTCGGGCGCTCCTGCCCCGGTGCGCACGTCACGGCCGGGGTGCTGGTGCTCTCCGACGACCACCGGCACGTGCTGCTCACCCTGCACGCCAAGGCCCGCCGGTGGTTCCACCTCGGCGGTCACTGCGAGCCGCAGGACCGGACCCTGGCGGCGGCCGCGCTGCGCGAGGGCCTCGAGGAGTCCGGCGTCCCGGACCTGGTGCTGGTGCCCGGCCCGCTGCACCTCGACGCGCACGTCGTGGGCTTCTGCGGCGAGCACCCGCAGGTGACCCACCTCGACGTACGGTTCCTCGCGCTGGCGCCCGCCGGGGCGGTGCCGGAGGTCAGCGAGGAGTCGCTGGACGTGCGGTGGTGGCCGGTCGGGGACCTGCCCACCGAGTCCGCGGAGCTCCGCGAGCTGGTCGCGGCCGGTGTCGCGCTGGCTCAGGCGTGGTCGTCGCGGGCCATCTGA